The following are from one region of the Chlamydiota bacterium genome:
- the pseC gene encoding UDP-4-amino-4,6-dideoxy-N-acetyl-beta-L-altrosamine transaminase — protein MTASFIPYGRQQIDDDDVRAVVEALKSDWLTTGPAVDRFERLLAGAVGAAHAVAVSSGTAALHAAAFALGIGPGDEVIVPAMTFAASANCVVYQGGTPVFCDVLSGTLCIDPDDAARRITPRTKALVAVDFAGQPCDYGRLRPLARERNLALVADACHSLGAEYGGRKAGTLGDLSAFSFHPVKQITTGEGGAITTDDAALASRMRSFRNHGIDADQRQRQAEGTWRYAMTALGYNYRITDIQCALGASQLGKLSAWLARRREIARRYDAAFRDEPAVKPLEVAPGLCHAYHLYVVRVDPAGAGADREGFFAALRARGIGVNVHYIPVHLHPYYRERFGTGPGLCPVAEAAYERILSLPIHPGMRDADVERVIAAVRGTREEFTAHRGG, from the coding sequence ATGACCGCCTCGTTCATCCCGTACGGCCGCCAGCAGATCGACGACGACGACGTCCGCGCGGTCGTCGAGGCGCTGAAGAGCGACTGGCTCACCACCGGGCCGGCGGTCGACCGGTTCGAACGCCTGCTCGCCGGGGCGGTCGGCGCGGCGCACGCGGTCGCCGTCTCGAGCGGCACGGCGGCGCTTCACGCCGCGGCCTTCGCCCTGGGGATCGGCCCCGGGGACGAGGTGATCGTCCCCGCGATGACGTTCGCGGCCTCCGCGAACTGCGTCGTCTACCAGGGGGGGACGCCGGTCTTCTGCGATGTCCTGTCCGGCACGCTTTGCATCGACCCGGACGACGCCGCCCGGAGGATCACCCCGCGCACGAAGGCGCTTGTCGCCGTCGACTTCGCCGGGCAGCCGTGCGACTACGGACGTCTGCGCCCGCTCGCGCGGGAACGAAACCTCGCGCTCGTCGCGGATGCCTGCCACTCCCTCGGCGCGGAGTACGGGGGAAGGAAAGCCGGGACGCTCGGGGACCTGAGCGCCTTCTCCTTCCACCCCGTCAAGCAGATCACCACTGGCGAGGGGGGGGCGATCACCACCGACGACGCGGCTCTGGCGTCCCGGATGCGCTCCTTCAGGAACCACGGGATCGACGCGGACCAGCGGCAACGGCAGGCGGAGGGTACCTGGCGTTACGCGATGACCGCGCTCGGCTACAACTACCGGATCACAGACATCCAGTGCGCCCTCGGGGCGAGCCAGCTCGGGAAGCTTTCGGCGTGGCTCGCCCGGCGCCGGGAGATCGCGCGGCGCTACGATGCGGCGTTCAGGGACGAGCCGGCGGTGAAACCGCTGGAGGTCGCGCCCGGCCTTTGCCACGCGTACCACCTCTACGTAGTGCGGGTCGACCCTGCCGGGGCGGGCGCCGACCGCGAGGGGTTCTTCGCCGCGCTCCGGGCGCGCGGGATCGGCGTGAACGTGCACTACATCCCCGTCCACCTCCATCCGTACTACCGCGAGCGGTTCGGCACGGGCCCGGGCCTCTGCCCGGTCGCGGAGGCGGCCTACGAGCGGATCCTCTCCCTCCCGATACACCCTGGGATGCGCGACGCCGACGTGGAACGGGTGATCGCGGCGGTGCGCGGGACGCGGGAGGAATTCACGGCGCACCGCGGCGGCTGA
- a CDS encoding NTP transferase domain-containing protein gives MQRDGSGAEIRVVAIIQAHMASTRLPGKVLMDIVGRTMLARTVERTRRAERLDEVVVATTTAPADDAIVAECGRLGVPAFRGSEEDVLDRHCRAARAHCADAVARVTSDCPLIDPGLIDRVVGAFLEKRPDYAGNSLRPAYPVGLGVGVASMAALEMAWREARERHERVHVMPYLYGHPERFTLLSVEGEEDLSGHRWTVDTAEDLAFVRAVYERLGSDGRFGWRDVLALVEREPRLAELNRHVRQKTLREC, from the coding sequence ATGCAGCGCGACGGTTCCGGCGCGGAGATCCGCGTCGTGGCGATCATCCAGGCGCACATGGCGAGCACCCGCCTGCCCGGCAAGGTCCTGATGGATATCGTCGGGCGGACGATGCTGGCGCGCACCGTGGAGAGGACCCGCCGGGCGGAGCGCCTCGACGAGGTTGTCGTGGCGACGACGACCGCCCCCGCCGACGACGCGATCGTCGCCGAATGCGGCCGGCTGGGCGTCCCCGCGTTCCGGGGCTCCGAGGAGGACGTCCTCGACCGGCACTGCCGGGCGGCGCGCGCGCACTGCGCTGACGCGGTCGCCCGCGTCACCTCCGACTGCCCGCTGATCGACCCGGGCCTGATCGACCGCGTCGTCGGGGCGTTCCTGGAGAAGCGGCCGGACTACGCGGGCAACTCGCTCCGCCCCGCCTACCCGGTCGGACTCGGCGTGGGCGTGGCGTCCATGGCGGCGCTCGAGATGGCGTGGCGCGAGGCGCGGGAGCGGCACGAGCGCGTACACGTGATGCCGTACCTCTACGGGCACCCGGAGCGCTTCACCCTCCTCTCCGTGGAGGGGGAGGAGGACCTGAGCGGCCACCGCTGGACGGTGGACACGGCGGAGGACTTGGCGTTCGTGCGGGCGGTGTACGAGCGCCTGGGGAGCGACGGTCGCTTCGGCTGGCGCGACGTCCTCGCCCTCGTCGAGCGGGAGCCCCGGCTCGCCGAGCTCAACCGCCACGTGCGGCAGAAGACGCTGAGGGAGTGCTGA
- a CDS encoding class I SAM-dependent methyltransferase: MHDSGGRRDDGGAGVRALHRQPREQLRTPRGVQGFAQAVVAGGAQALGRILPPLPGVSFDLVCSWDVLEHVRDPRRAFAETARLLRPGGLAFHEYNPFFAPDGGHSHCTLDFPWGHARLSEADFLRYLAEVRPGETEVAGRFYRFNLNRMTLAECAGHARAAGLETLVLAATPDEGPLAAVSPEIARQVSAWYPSATVHDLAVPAVRLLLRRP; this comes from the coding sequence TTGCACGACTCCGGGGGACGCCGCGATGACGGCGGGGCGGGCGTTCGGGCGCTTCACCGACAGCCGCGGGAACAGCTTCGAACTCCTCGAGGGGTACAGGGATTCGCGCAAGCCGTCGTGGCGGGCGGCGCTCAGGCCCTGGGGCGAATCCTACCTCCCCTCCCCGGGGTTTCCTTCGACCTCGTCTGCTCGTGGGACGTCCTCGAGCACGTGCGCGACCCCCGGCGCGCATTCGCGGAGACGGCCCGCCTCCTCCGGCCCGGCGGCCTCGCCTTCCACGAGTACAACCCGTTCTTCGCCCCCGACGGCGGGCACAGCCACTGCACGCTCGACTTCCCCTGGGGGCACGCGCGGCTCTCCGAGGCGGACTTCCTGCGGTACCTCGCGGAGGTGCGCCCCGGCGAGACGGAGGTCGCGGGGCGCTTCTACCGGTTCAACCTCAACCGGATGACACTCGCCGAGTGCGCGGGGCACGCGCGGGCGGCGGGGCTCGAGACGCTCGTCCTCGCCGCGACGCCGGACGAGGGGCCCCTCGCCGCCGTGTCGCCCGAGATTGCGCGTCAGGTGTCGGCGTGGTACCCGTCCGCGACGGTCCACGACCTCGCGGTCCCGGCCGTACGGCTCCTCCTCCGGAGGCCGTGA